The following are encoded together in the Candidatus Caldatribacterium sp. genome:
- a CDS encoding ferrous iron transport protein A: protein MEEVLSLVEMETGSRGEIVRIDGGEGMVRRLWVLGVVPGKKIEKVSSIVGKGPVVIRLGQQEIALGRGVAQRILVRVER, encoded by the coding sequence GTGGAGGAGGTACTCTCGCTGGTTGAGATGGAAACAGGAAGCAGAGGGGAAATTGTCCGTATCGATGGCGGGGAAGGGATGGTGAGGAGATTATGGGTCCTTGGGGTCGTGCCCGGGAAAAAGATAGAAAAGGTAAGCTCTATCGTCGGCAAGGGACCAGTTGTCATCCGACTGGGACAGCAGGAGATAGCCCTTGGCCGCGGGGTGGCTCAGCGGATTCTCGTGAGGGTCGAGCGCTGA
- a CDS encoding transcriptional repressor produces the protein MKLLQEKWREVFHSFNKKATSSRCAILEVFEEKKKHLSAEEVYDCLREKRKKIGIATVYRNLDLLLRMGILRKVNFGDGKEHYEMIRQASRHHHLICTQCGGVVDCGGTGEERFLEHLREKFEREYHFRVDSYHVYFYGLCARCQKSGNQGV, from the coding sequence GTGAAGCTCTTGCAGGAGAAGTGGAGAGAAGTTTTCCACAGCTTCAACAAGAAAGCGACGTCCTCCCGATGCGCCATTCTGGAGGTTTTTGAGGAAAAGAAGAAGCATCTCTCAGCGGAAGAGGTGTACGATTGCCTCAGGGAAAAGAGGAAAAAGATTGGCATTGCAACCGTGTACCGAAATTTGGACCTTCTCCTGCGCATGGGTATTCTCAGAAAGGTGAACTTCGGGGATGGGAAGGAGCACTACGAGATGATTCGCCAGGCGTCGCGGCACCATCACCTTATCTGCACGCAGTGCGGAGGAGTTGTGGACTGCGGTGGCACGGGGGAGGAGAGATTCCTTGAACACCTGAGGGAGAAGTTTGAAAGGGAGTACCATTTTCGTGTCGATTCGTACCATGTTTACTTTTACGGGTTGTGCGCTCGGTGTCAAAAAAGCGGGAATCAAGGAGTGTGA
- a CDS encoding NAD(P)H-binding protein, with protein sequence MDSFAFIIHAMDVEDIKRHIFFFRPFPSSWVEYLASRIPPFILSHVRGVRSAYNGKEIEGWFVGLPMTPRALLEYPFPFVADRIRRCGLLAEKKGAKIIGLGAFTSVAGDGGITVKKGLRIAVTTGNSYTVATALEALELACAKMEIDLDSETVAVVGATGSIGRACALILAERGRRVRVIGRDPEKVEKVRQEVAAVSPYEVKGFVDVAEGIQGCRAVLTVTSAIGNIIEPSWIAKGAVICDVSRPRNIAEEVARARKDVLVIEGGVVDVPGEPDFGMDFGYPPRKAYACMAETMILTLEGRFEDYTLGKEVEVAKVKEIEALAKKHGFRVSGLRSFGREVTEEEIEAVKRSRVFSR encoded by the coding sequence ATGGATAGTTTTGCTTTCATCATCCACGCTATGGATGTGGAAGACATCAAGCGCCACATCTTCTTCTTTCGCCCCTTCCCCTCTTCTTGGGTGGAGTACCTTGCTTCCCGTATTCCCCCCTTCATCCTCTCTCATGTTCGCGGTGTCCGGTCGGCGTACAATGGAAAAGAAATTGAGGGGTGGTTCGTTGGTCTCCCCATGACCCCTCGGGCTCTCCTTGAGTACCCCTTCCCTTTCGTAGCGGATCGTATTCGCCGCTGCGGTCTTTTGGCAGAGAAAAAGGGGGCAAAAATCATTGGCCTTGGGGCCTTTACCTCGGTGGCAGGGGATGGGGGTATTACCGTGAAAAAGGGCCTTAGAATTGCCGTCACAACGGGGAACAGTTACACTGTGGCCACGGCTCTCGAGGCCCTTGAGCTTGCCTGTGCGAAGATGGAAATCGACCTTGACAGTGAGACGGTAGCGGTGGTGGGGGCTACGGGGTCCATTGGCCGAGCCTGTGCACTCATTCTTGCTGAACGGGGACGGAGAGTGCGAGTTATCGGCCGAGATCCTGAAAAGGTTGAGAAAGTGCGTCAGGAAGTTGCGGCGGTAAGTCCCTATGAGGTCAAGGGGTTTGTGGATGTTGCAGAGGGTATCCAAGGGTGCCGAGCCGTTCTCACCGTCACCTCGGCCATCGGAAACATTATTGAGCCCTCCTGGATTGCGAAGGGAGCCGTCATCTGTGATGTTTCTCGCCCTCGCAATATAGCTGAAGAAGTGGCAAGGGCTCGAAAGGATGTCTTGGTCATTGAGGGAGGCGTTGTGGATGTGCCTGGGGAACCGGATTTCGGCATGGACTTTGGGTACCCTCCTCGGAAGGCTTACGCCTGCATGGCAGAGACCATGATTCTTACCTTGGAAGGGCGCTTTGAAGACTACACCCTGGGGAAGGAAGTAGAGGTTGCTAAGGTGAAGGAAATCGAAGCTCTGGCGAAAAAACACGGTTTCCGGGTTTCTGGCCTCCGAAGTTTTGGAAGGGAAGTCACAGAGGAGGAAATCGAGGCCGTCAAAAGGTCTCGGGTCTTTTCGCGATAA
- a CDS encoding SRPBCC family protein — protein sequence MARIAVSLSIPKDVETVYERAKGIENLARFLPDLEEVRVIRREGQEVESFWKGKFQGREVKWTEKDIWDDEKKECHFFTLEGDFKKYEGVWRFREEGPSVTHVELEIEYDLGIPLVGALIHAFLKKKMEENAMAMLKALQKALEEA from the coding sequence GTGGCTCGTATTGCCGTTTCCTTGTCCATTCCTAAGGATGTGGAAACCGTTTACGAGCGGGCAAAGGGCATTGAGAATCTTGCCCGCTTTCTTCCGGACCTTGAGGAGGTTCGGGTAATCCGCCGGGAAGGGCAGGAAGTGGAGAGTTTCTGGAAGGGAAAGTTCCAGGGTCGGGAGGTAAAGTGGACCGAAAAGGATATCTGGGACGACGAAAAGAAAGAGTGCCACTTTTTCACCTTGGAAGGGGATTTCAAAAAGTATGAAGGGGTCTGGCGCTTTCGGGAAGAAGGTCCCTCGGTCACCCACGTGGAACTCGAGATTGAGTACGACCTTGGAATCCCCCTCGTGGGAGCCCTTATCCATGCTTTCTTGAAAAAGAAGATGGAAGAAAACGCCATGGCGATGCTTAAGGCTCTGCAAAAAGCCCTCGAGGAGGCGTAA
- a CDS encoding aminotransferase class III-fold pyridoxal phosphate-dependent enzyme: protein METLSLEEKKRIVEETIEKYMKYLNPGLARLYKFANLTTVEWRGEGAKVFDIFGEAYIDCIGGFGVFNVGRNHPRVVARVMEQLQLLPLSSRTLFNKQQADLAEMLAQITPGNLQYSFFCNSGAEAVEGALKLARMYTKRKKFVSALGSFHGKTFGALSVSGREVYKKPFEPLLPGVEHVPFNDLEAMEQAVDEDVAAVILEPIQGEGGVILPSPEYLKGVREICTKKGALLILDEVQTGLGRTGKMFACEHYGVVPDIMTLAKGLGGGILPLGAFVSTPEIWQVFEENPLIHSSTLGGNPLSCAAGIETLRILQEENIPAQAAEKGAYFIDKLRVLQGEFPEIVREVRGLGLLIGMELFDEDAASLLAMEMAQRRVLVVYTLNNPRVIRLEPPLTITYEEIDTVLSALHDSLAGVQAIVREIGG, encoded by the coding sequence TTGGAAACGCTGAGTTTAGAGGAAAAAAAGCGGATTGTGGAAGAGACCATCGAAAAGTACATGAAGTACCTCAATCCAGGGCTTGCGAGGCTCTACAAGTTCGCCAATCTCACCACCGTGGAGTGGCGGGGCGAAGGGGCAAAGGTGTTCGATATCTTTGGCGAGGCGTATATCGACTGCATTGGAGGTTTTGGGGTCTTCAATGTGGGAAGGAATCATCCAAGAGTTGTCGCTCGGGTTATGGAGCAGCTGCAACTCCTTCCCCTCTCCAGCCGAACCCTCTTCAACAAGCAACAGGCTGATCTTGCCGAGATGCTCGCCCAAATTACCCCCGGAAATCTCCAGTACTCTTTTTTCTGCAACAGTGGCGCTGAGGCGGTAGAGGGAGCTCTGAAGCTTGCCCGAATGTACACGAAGCGCAAGAAATTCGTTTCTGCCCTGGGGAGTTTTCACGGGAAAACTTTTGGAGCATTGAGTGTTTCTGGGCGCGAGGTGTACAAGAAACCCTTTGAGCCACTCCTTCCAGGGGTAGAACACGTTCCCTTCAACGACCTCGAAGCCATGGAACAAGCTGTGGACGAGGATGTGGCGGCGGTAATCCTTGAACCCATTCAGGGTGAGGGGGGAGTCATTCTTCCTTCCCCAGAGTACCTCAAGGGGGTTCGAGAAATTTGCACGAAAAAGGGTGCTCTCCTCATTCTCGATGAAGTGCAGACTGGCCTGGGGAGAACCGGGAAGATGTTTGCCTGCGAGCATTACGGTGTTGTCCCAGACATTATGACTCTTGCCAAGGGTCTTGGAGGAGGGATTCTCCCCCTCGGGGCTTTCGTAAGCACACCGGAGATCTGGCAGGTTTTTGAAGAGAATCCGCTCATCCATAGCTCCACTCTCGGTGGGAATCCCTTAAGCTGTGCAGCGGGAATCGAAACTCTCAGGATTCTGCAGGAAGAGAATATTCCTGCTCAGGCCGCGGAGAAAGGCGCCTACTTCATTGATAAGCTTAGGGTGCTTCAGGGAGAATTTCCGGAAATTGTCCGGGAAGTCAGAGGTCTTGGGCTCCTCATTGGGATGGAACTTTTTGATGAAGATGCGGCTTCCCTTCTTGCCATGGAAATGGCCCAGAGAAGGGTTCTTGTTGTCTATACCTTGAATAATCCCAGAGTCATTCGTCTTGAGCCACCTCTCACCATCACTTACGAGGAAATCGATACCGTTCTCTCTGCTCTTCATGATTCTCTCGCAGGGGTTCAGGCCATTGTTCGGGAAATTGGGGGATAA
- a CDS encoding quinate 5-dehydrogenase: MKKKRVVSVSLGSSKRNHRVEVELLGCHFTVERIGVDGDKKKFVALLQELDGQVDCFGLGGADLYLRAGKYRYEVVDVARLVSVLKKTPIVDGGELKETWEREIPRYLAEEEGIPLRGKTALIMSGMDRYGLAEGLWRVGCRLLIGDMPFALGIPIFLRRLWTLRFLSVLMMPVLRRLPIDFLYPTGKAQEEPKPRFPWAFKRADIIAGDFLYIRRFMPERIPGKMVITNTVTLGDLEDLKNRGIAILVTTTPEMQGRSFGTNVLQAMFVALLEKHPKDIRPEEYLALLRELNIKPRVVRFEEVEAWKR, encoded by the coding sequence ATGAAGAAAAAGAGAGTAGTGAGCGTGAGCCTCGGTTCCTCGAAGAGGAACCATCGGGTAGAGGTTGAGCTCTTGGGATGCCACTTCACAGTCGAGCGAATTGGTGTTGACGGGGATAAGAAGAAGTTCGTCGCCCTTTTGCAGGAGCTCGACGGCCAGGTCGACTGCTTTGGACTTGGGGGAGCGGATCTCTACCTCCGGGCAGGAAAATACCGCTACGAAGTAGTTGATGTTGCCCGACTCGTTTCGGTTCTCAAAAAGACCCCCATAGTCGATGGGGGAGAGCTCAAAGAAACCTGGGAAAGGGAAATCCCCCGCTATCTCGCGGAGGAAGAGGGTATTCCCCTTCGGGGGAAAACGGCCCTCATCATGAGTGGTATGGACCGGTACGGTCTTGCCGAGGGCCTCTGGAGGGTAGGGTGTCGTCTTCTCATTGGTGACATGCCCTTTGCTCTGGGGATTCCGATTTTTCTGCGACGTCTCTGGACGCTTCGGTTTCTCTCGGTGCTCATGATGCCGGTTTTGCGGCGTCTTCCCATTGATTTCCTGTACCCCACCGGGAAAGCCCAGGAAGAACCAAAGCCGCGTTTCCCGTGGGCATTCAAGAGAGCAGATATCATCGCGGGAGACTTTCTCTACATCCGGAGGTTCATGCCTGAGAGAATTCCGGGGAAAATGGTCATCACAAACACCGTGACCCTTGGGGATCTTGAAGACCTCAAAAATCGAGGGATTGCCATCCTCGTCACTACGACACCTGAAATGCAGGGGCGGTCTTTCGGGACCAATGTCCTCCAGGCAATGTTTGTGGCTCTTCTTGAGAAACACCCCAAGGACATCCGTCCTGAGGAGTACCTTGCGCTTTTGCGAGAACTCAATATAAAGCCGCGAGTTGTGCGCTTCGAGGAGGTGGAAGCTTGGAAACGCTGA
- a CDS encoding polymer-forming cytoskeletal protein: protein MSLTVPESSPEVAIVGGHAKVRGSFRSDGTLIVEGEFNGSIQCPRLVVMEGGEVRGFVEVENAEVWGTVDGFTRAGKMVCRKTARVLGCVMVKSAALEPGMVLEGAIVFAKPEGDEDEEKESSEREPRFLEEEPSGRG from the coding sequence ATGAGCTTAACGGTTCCCGAGAGTAGCCCCGAAGTCGCGATCGTTGGGGGGCATGCCAAGGTTCGAGGGTCTTTTAGGAGCGATGGGACTCTCATCGTCGAGGGGGAGTTCAACGGTTCGATTCAGTGCCCTCGCCTCGTGGTGATGGAAGGGGGAGAAGTTAGGGGTTTTGTGGAGGTTGAGAACGCTGAAGTCTGGGGAACCGTTGATGGGTTTACAAGGGCCGGGAAGATGGTGTGCCGGAAGACCGCACGGGTCTTGGGGTGTGTCATGGTGAAAAGTGCTGCTCTTGAACCGGGAATGGTTCTTGAGGGAGCCATTGTCTTTGCGAAACCTGAAGGTGACGAGGATGAAGAAAAAGAGAGTAGTGAGCGTGAGCCTCGGTTCCTCGAAGAGGAACCATCGGGTAGAGGTTGA
- a CDS encoding ECF transporter S component, protein MYRHFLFAGILGAVTLVLSVTPLGFVPVPNLSTYATTMHIPAIIGGIIGGPLVGCILAFFTMHLFLGNIVACFVPRLLIGAVAFYTWRALGRGNLGVVVGSLAGTATNTIGVLGLMVLMGYFRFEQVIPVFLLNGTLELALSALVVLPIVRILKKVVKSDLNSRC, encoded by the coding sequence GTGTACCGTCATTTCCTCTTTGCCGGTATCCTTGGTGCGGTTACCCTTGTCCTCAGTGTGACTCCCCTTGGATTCGTTCCGGTCCCGAACCTCTCTACCTATGCCACGACCATGCATATTCCTGCTATAATAGGAGGGATCATAGGGGGACCCTTGGTGGGGTGCATTTTGGCGTTTTTCACCATGCACCTTTTTCTGGGGAATATTGTGGCCTGTTTCGTGCCGAGGCTCCTCATTGGGGCTGTAGCGTTCTACACCTGGAGAGCTCTGGGGAGAGGAAATCTGGGTGTTGTGGTAGGGAGTTTGGCGGGAACAGCCACAAATACGATTGGTGTTCTGGGACTCATGGTGCTCATGGGGTATTTTCGATTCGAACAGGTGATTCCTGTATTTCTCCTCAACGGTACCCTTGAGCTTGCCCTCTCTGCTCTTGTTGTCCTCCCAATCGTCCGGATACTGAAGAAGGTGGTGAAGTCCGATCTCAATTCTCGTTGTTGA
- a CDS encoding P1 family peptidase, giving the protein MMFQGFRIGHREDFRLATGCTVFLFDVPNVAVASVHGGAPGSRELPALFPGRLVPGVDAIVLSGGSAFGLRCSEGVVTFLRERKRGFATRATPVPIVAQAVIYDLEVGEVAFPEAEWGYEAALRADTTLREGTIGAGTGATVGKMYGMLGAMKGGFGAGSACILGNSVWAFVVTNALGDVYDPKSGVLLAGSREKPKGRTTPPPFNTTLAVVIFDFSLLREELLALASVVHSALATCIRPFGTLYDGDVIFLVALGKKPPQDYLLLVQGVYEAVIEATLNSVKKASPLCGVPACVVQ; this is encoded by the coding sequence GTGATGTTTCAAGGATTCCGAATCGGGCACCGTGAGGATTTTCGTCTTGCTACAGGGTGTACGGTATTCCTTTTCGACGTCCCAAATGTGGCAGTGGCCTCTGTGCACGGTGGTGCCCCTGGAAGTCGTGAACTCCCGGCGCTCTTTCCTGGTCGTCTTGTTCCTGGGGTTGATGCGATTGTTCTCAGTGGAGGAAGTGCCTTTGGGCTCCGCTGTTCTGAGGGTGTTGTCACCTTTCTGCGGGAACGGAAGAGAGGATTTGCCACAAGGGCTACCCCTGTGCCCATTGTGGCCCAGGCGGTGATTTACGACCTTGAGGTGGGAGAGGTTGCCTTTCCCGAGGCCGAATGGGGGTACGAGGCAGCTCTTCGAGCTGACACCACCTTGCGGGAGGGGACAATTGGCGCAGGAACGGGAGCAACGGTGGGAAAAATGTACGGTATGCTCGGAGCGATGAAGGGGGGATTTGGGGCAGGGAGCGCTTGTATTCTTGGAAATTCCGTATGGGCCTTTGTGGTGACCAATGCTCTGGGAGATGTTTACGACCCGAAATCGGGAGTTCTCCTTGCAGGATCCCGAGAAAAGCCCAAAGGAAGGACAACTCCTCCTCCTTTCAATACTACCCTTGCGGTGGTCATTTTTGATTTTTCCCTCCTTCGAGAAGAGCTTCTTGCCCTGGCCTCAGTGGTGCACTCGGCTCTTGCGACTTGTATCCGTCCCTTTGGGACACTCTACGATGGTGATGTTATTTTTCTTGTTGCTTTGGGGAAAAAGCCCCCACAGGACTACCTCCTCCTTGTTCAGGGGGTGTACGAAGCGGTCATCGAGGCTACACTGAACTCGGTGAAGAAAGCGTCCCCGCTTTGTGGCGTTCCTGCGTGTGTAGTACAATAG